ataataataataataacgatcATCATAACAACTTGATTCAATTGGAAATTGTCAAGCCGAATGTACAtaggtaattaattatgttcagTTTTTGTGTGTgaaacattcttaaatatcatcgatatcacacacacacgcccacgcacacacacacacaccgacGGCATCGCACTGTCTCTCCGTGCCCCCATACACTACAGCGTTCGAAGAATCGACGAGAGTGACGTTCATCTTACAAGCACACGTCGCAGATACGAAAGAaagcaaaagaaaataaataaaaagcccTTTTCAGGGCTAACATATGTTTCATTATGAACCCAATGGTGTGTTCTCGTTTTCCAACTGACAAAGAtcgtcttaaaataatatacagatagatagatagatagatatgtataatcagaaataatagtatgtacGAAAATAGCGtacaattcaataataataatttataatctgagAATAACGTCAGTATTAAACATACTCATtcgtgttataataaatatgatgatatattatgaaaaatattagttacattgcaataataataataataataataatgaaaacataattataataatctcataactatcatcatcatcactaTGTAAGCTCCCTATCActtgcaatatttttcttttacctcAGTTTAGTTTTGGAAACCCCTCCCCACTCCACGTCTACTTTAGCTCGTTATTCGTCTATATCCCCACCAGTACGTGTAGAAGTATAAAACGATCGAGGCGacctacaaaatttttatatatacgtcgACTCTCTGTTCGTCgtgtgtataataataataggtgtttcgttcgttcgttcgttcgttcgttatattttttcgacTAAACCGTTAATAACATTCTATATTAACAACAATGTCTGGACGTGGTAAAGGTGGCAAAGTTAAGGGAAAGGCAAAGTCTCGTTCTAACCGTGCGGGTCTACAGTTTCCTGTGGGTCGTATACACAGATTGTTGAGAAAAGGTAACTACGCGGAGCGCGTCGGTGCCGGTGCTCCCGTTTATCTCGCTGCCGTTATGGAATATCTTGCAGCTGAAGTTCTCGAGTTGGCCGGTAACGCTGCCAGAGACAACAAGAAGACCAGAATCATACCTAGACATCTTCAGCTAGCCATAAGGAACGACGAAGAGTTGAACAAGCTTCTATCGGGTGTGACGATAGCTCAGGGAGGTGTACTACCAAACATCCAGGCCGTATTACTGCCAAAGAAAACGGAGAAGAAGGCCTAAATGACAGCCAGCCCCCCTCACATTAACCATCGTCGTCAACATCATCGGACAGCGCACCATCGTGTCATCACTATATACAGACAGATACAGAATCATACAgagatgtatgaaaaaataataacaacaacaacaacaacaacatctTCATTACTCGCACTAACCGACTCATTCTTCTTGTGAAGTAATAGTGCAtgtcagtatttttatattactgatAATATAGAGAGAGAGTGAGAAGTGTTTCTTATAGGGAATGGGGATGATgtgatgtttgtttatttattttattttttttttgtatgtatatagtcATACATCcaa
This sequence is a window from Danaus plexippus chromosome 29 unlocalized genomic scaffold, MEX_DaPlex mxdp_36, whole genome shotgun sequence. Protein-coding genes within it:
- the LOC133320465 gene encoding histone H2A; translated protein: MSGRGKGGKVKGKAKSRSNRAGLQFPVGRIHRLLRKGNYAERVGAGAPVYLAAVMEYLAAEVLELAGNAARDNKKTRIIPRHLQLAIRNDEELNKLLSGVTIAQGGVLPNIQAVLLPKKTEKKA